The genomic region TCGCAGTCTATAAAATTGAAACGTACTTTTTGGATTGAATCGGTTAAAAACATCGAGCTAAGAAAAAATAATGGTACAGGTTTTTTGTATCCCTATAATTTACCGGATGCCCATGGTGAGGCACTGGCTCTTTTCAGGTCTTACCAAACACCGGTCAATAACGGTTTTTCAATTGTGGAACTCTCCGACTTAGATAAGATACCGAAAGCACTAAAGGATCGCTTTAAATTCTCAGGTTCCGATATTGACCAAACCAATGATACCCTGGTTATAGCCGCTTTTTACTCACGAACAAAAGATGCTTCGGTGATTTCCGGTTTGAACGAAAGGCGAATTTCACCTTACGCAGCTGTATTGACCTTAAGCGAACCTATGCCTCAATTTGAATTCTTTAGGCTGGATTTATCCAAAGCCATGACCAAGGAAGAAAAATTTTGATAGTCCAATTGATTATAAAATCCGGTAGTGACTATTATGGCAACTCGAATGTCGTACTCAGACAATCTCCATTTTACCACAGCCAAAAATCATTGCTGATACTCTAAGTGTAAACCTTAAACCGAAATACTATGTATAAAAACAAAATCAATCCTCAAGAATTACTTTCCATCCTATGGATTTTTATTCTATTCAATATGATTCTTAGGGATTTGCATGAATTTCCGACCGACGGATACATTGAAGAAATGATGTCGCTGAAATTATCTGATGGCGCTATGCTGTTTTACGCATTTATCGTCGAAATACCGATTTCGATGATAGTGTTATCCAGATTGTTAAA from Costertonia aggregata harbors:
- a CDS encoding DUF6326 family protein, with the protein product MYKNKINPQELLSILWIFILFNMILRDLHEFPTDGYIEEMMSLKLSDGAMLFYAFIVEIPISMIVLSRLLNNKANKWANSIAVVVSSIGILYTIPSGQLDELFFALVNAAAFTAILITVWKLPSQESIQTEKNTEK